A genomic segment from Spinacia oleracea cultivar Varoflay chromosome 3, BTI_SOV_V1, whole genome shotgun sequence encodes:
- the LOC110805807 gene encoding auxin-responsive protein IAA31 isoform X1 — MGKIEEDDQHYSSSSSSTDSNVDSNLYRRHHRLSDSHSLSASASYNSATTSSSFCIINGNSNDFGNKDFSTDLRLGLSISSHHHDLSSSLRGQYSDWSPMKASLRSTLGSETSNCRRETLFIKVSMEGIPIGRKLDLLPHHGYHSLITTLVQMFRTTILSSDIICNISPENGHILTYEDKEGDWMMVGDVPWDQSSALETMHNGKVRNIIERRKYIFIKDVFGYCKKAEDCCI, encoded by the exons atgggAAAAATAGAAGAGGATGATCAACATTACTCGTCGTCATCTTCGTCGACTGATAGTAACGTTGATAGTAATTTGTATCGTCGCCATCATCGTTTGAGTGATTCACATTCTCTATCGGCCTCTGCATCGTATAATAGCGCGACAACCAGTTCTTCATTTTGTATAATTAATGGGAATTCTAATGATTTTGGTAACAAGGATTTCAGCACTGATCTTAGGTTGGGTCTTAGCATTTCTTCTCATCATCACGACTTGTCTTCCTCTCTAAg GGGGCAGTATAGTGACTGGTCACCAATGAAGGCATCGTTGAGGAGCACGCTTGGTTCAGAAACATCAAATTGCCGGCGAGAAACTTTGTTTATCAAAGTTAGTATGGAAGGTATTCCTATTGGTCGAAAATTGGACTTACTTCCTCATCATGGCTACCATAGCTTGATTACTACCCTTGTTCAAATGTTTAGGACCACCATCCTTT CTTCTGATATTATCTGCAACATTTCGCCTGAAAATGGTCATATTCTCACTTATGAGGATAAAGAAGGAGATTGGATGATGGTTGGGGATGTTCCTTGGGA tcaaagtagtgcattggagaccatgcataatggaaaagtgaggaacattatagaacggaggaagtatatcttTATCAAA GATGTTTTTGGCTACTGTAAAAAGGCTGAAGATTGTTGCATTTGA
- the LOC110805807 gene encoding auxin-responsive protein IAA31 isoform X2: MGKIEEDDQHYSSSSSSTDSNVDSNLYRRHHRLSDSHSLSASASYNSATTSSSFCIINGNSNDFGNKDFSTDLRLGLSISSHHHDLSSSLRGQYSDWSPMKASLRSTLGSETSNCRRETLFIKVSMEGIPIGRKLDLLPHHGYHSLITTLVQMFRTTILSSDIICNISPENGHILTYEDKEGDWMMVGDVPWEMFLATVKRLKIVAFEKCQ; encoded by the exons atgggAAAAATAGAAGAGGATGATCAACATTACTCGTCGTCATCTTCGTCGACTGATAGTAACGTTGATAGTAATTTGTATCGTCGCCATCATCGTTTGAGTGATTCACATTCTCTATCGGCCTCTGCATCGTATAATAGCGCGACAACCAGTTCTTCATTTTGTATAATTAATGGGAATTCTAATGATTTTGGTAACAAGGATTTCAGCACTGATCTTAGGTTGGGTCTTAGCATTTCTTCTCATCATCACGACTTGTCTTCCTCTCTAAg GGGGCAGTATAGTGACTGGTCACCAATGAAGGCATCGTTGAGGAGCACGCTTGGTTCAGAAACATCAAATTGCCGGCGAGAAACTTTGTTTATCAAAGTTAGTATGGAAGGTATTCCTATTGGTCGAAAATTGGACTTACTTCCTCATCATGGCTACCATAGCTTGATTACTACCCTTGTTCAAATGTTTAGGACCACCATCCTTT CTTCTGATATTATCTGCAACATTTCGCCTGAAAATGGTCATATTCTCACTTATGAGGATAAAGAAGGAGATTGGATGATGGTTGGGGATGTTCCTTGGGA GATGTTTTTGGCTACTGTAAAAAGGCTGAAGATTGTTGCATTTGAAAAATGTCAATAG